CTCCACGGCCTGTACCACGCCCTGATGAACCGCCCCAGCATGCTCCCACCCACCTACCGCGCCCTGGCCGCCAGCGAAGGCCAGCCACGCGCCACCTGCGACTACCTCAGCGGCATGACCGACCGCTACGCCCTCGACACCCACGCCACCATCACCCCCGGCGGCACCCCCGCCCTCTGGCCCCGCTGACCCGCCCCACAGGTGTTGACAGTCCGCAGACCCCCTGATACATTTATGCCCGCCTGCCCGAGAGGACAGCGCGAACAACAATAGGTGCGCGGGTGTAGCTCAGCTGGTTAGAGCGCACGCCTGATAAGCGTGAGGTCCCCAGTTCAAGTCTGGGCATCCGCACCAAGAAAGAGAAACCCCGTCACTGACGGGGTTCTTTCGTTTTATCCGAGGTGGGTCTACGCGGTCACGCTGCCGGCGCTCACGCTGTCGCCCAGCACCGTGCGGATCACGTCGCTGATCGTCACGACGCCCAGCAGGTCCCCGTCCTGGGTGATGACCGGCAGGCCGTGCACGTCCAGGTCCAGCATGCGGGTCAGCGCGTCCCGCATGGGGACACTCTCGGTCAGGTACCCGGTGGGGGGACGCATCAGGTCGGCGGCGCTCAGTCCGGTCAGGAAGAACTGGTCGGCCATCACGGTCGGTCCGTGCGTCGCCGCGGCGCGGTCCACGGCGTCCGACAGGTCACTGGCGTGCAGGACGCCGCGCAGCTGGTTGTCCTGCACCACGGGAAGGACGTGCAGGCGCGTGACCTTCAGCGTGGCGGCGGCCTCGCTGGCGGGCGTGGTGGGCGTGACCGTCACGACGTCACGGGTCATGTGCTGCTCGACCGCGCCCCAGTGGAGGCGAGCCGCTCTGGACTCGGCGCGCAGGATGTCGGTCAGGGTCAGCATGCCGCGCAGCTGACCGTCGGTGTCCACGACGGGCAGGCCACCCACGCGCCGGTCCAGCATCAGGCGCAGCGCTGCCGGGACGGTCGTGTCGGGCGTGACGGTCAGGACCGGCTGGCGCATGATGTCCCGCGCCCGCACGCGGCTCACCCGGTCCACGAACGCCCAGGGGGTCAGGCCCTCGGTCAGGGCGGGCAGCGCGCGGCGGATCTCGCCGTCCGTGACGATGCCCACCACCCGGCCCTCCTGCACGACGGGCAGGCGCTTCACGCGCAGTTCCTGCATGGTGACCACGGCCTCCGTGAGGGGGCTGTGCGGCGAGAGGGTGACGGCCTGGGCGTGCAGGGCGTCCTTGACGAGCAGGGGGGTGGTCATGGTGAAACCTCCTGCCCAGAGGGTCCGCCCGGCGCATTACGGGAGCATTACGGGTTCAGCCCGCCGGGGCGCGTGGGGCGTCCGGCGGGCTGAGCTCCGAGGGTCAGATCAGGCTGAGTTCGCTACCCTCGCCGAGGTGCGCGAGGTGTTCGGGGAGGGTGCCAGGGCGGTCCATGACGATCTGCTCGGCCTTGTAGGAGCTGCGCACCAGCGGGCCGCTGACGACTTCCAGGAAGCCGAGGCTCATGGCTTCCTCGCGGATCTCGTCGAATTCGGCGGGGGAGACGTAGCGCTCGACGGGCAGGTGGTGCATGGTGGGGCGCAGGTACTGTCCGAAGGTGAGGACGTCCACGCCGGCGTCGCGGCAGTCGCGCATGGTTTCGCGGAGTTCCTCGCGGGTTTCGCCCAGGCCGAGCATGATGCTGGTCTTGGTGATGACGTCGGGGCGGGCCTGCTTGGCGTGCGCGAGGACTTTCAGGGTCTGGTCGTAGTCGGCGCGGATGTCGCGGACGGGGTGGGTAAGGCGGCGGACCGTTTCGAGGTTCTGCGCGTAGGTGTCCACACCGCTGTCCAGCACTAGGTCCACGCAGTGGGTGTTCCCACCGAAGTCGGGGGTGAGGGCCTCGACGCGCGTCTCGGGGTTGAGTTTCTTGATGGCCTGGACGGTCTTGGCGAAGTGGTACGCGCCGCCGTCCGGGAGGTCGTCGCGGTCCACGCTGGTCAGGACGACGTACTTCAGGCCCATGAGTTTGACGCTCTCGGCGACGCCCTGGGGTTCGTCGAGGTCGAGTTTGCCCATGGGGTTGCCGGTGTCCACGGCGCAGAAGCGGCAGGCGCGGGTGCAGATGTGGCCCATCAGCATGAACGTGGCGGTGCCGCGACTCCAGCATTCGCCGATGTTGGGGCACATGGCTTCCTCGCACACGGTGTGCAGGCGGTGTTCCTTGACGATCTTGCGGACTTCCGTGAACACCTGTCCCGTGGGGATGGTGACTTTCAGCCACTCGGGTTTCTTGTCGCGGACCGGGACGCTGTCCTTGCGGTAGATGCCGTTCTTGATGAACTTGGGTTCCTTGGTCTCGTGGGTCATGGGTTCAGCTCCCGGCTGCCGCGGGGGTGGGCAGCGTCCAGTCGTACTGGGCGAAGGTGGTGTGGAAGGCGCGCGTCAGGGCGTCTCTGGCCTCTGGCATGCTGGCCGCTCTGTTCAGGCCGCGCAGGTCGTACTCGCGCTGCACGCTGGTCATGTGCGTCTGCGTCAGGCCGCACGGCACGATCAGGTCGAAATGCTGGAGGTTCGCGTTCACGTTCAGCGCGAGGCCGTGCAGGGCGACGTGCCGCTGCACCGCGACGCCGAACGACGCGATCTTCTGATCGTACGTCAGGCCGTTCACGTCCCGC
The DNA window shown above is from Deinococcus sedimenti and carries:
- a CDS encoding CBS domain-containing protein; the encoded protein is MTTPLLVKDALHAQAVTLSPHSPLTEAVVTMQELRVKRLPVVQEGRVVGIVTDGEIRRALPALTEGLTPWAFVDRVSRVRARDIMRQPVLTVTPDTTVPAALRLMLDRRVGGLPVVDTDGQLRGMLTLTDILRAESRAARLHWGAVEQHMTRDVVTVTPTTPASEAAATLKVTRLHVLPVVQDNQLRGVLHASDLSDAVDRAAATHGPTVMADQFFLTGLSAADLMRPPTGYLTESVPMRDALTRMLDLDVHGLPVITQDGDLLGVVTISDVIRTVLGDSVSAGSVTA
- the lipA gene encoding lipoyl synthase, whose protein sequence is MTHETKEPKFIKNGIYRKDSVPVRDKKPEWLKVTIPTGQVFTEVRKIVKEHRLHTVCEEAMCPNIGECWSRGTATFMLMGHICTRACRFCAVDTGNPMGKLDLDEPQGVAESVKLMGLKYVVLTSVDRDDLPDGGAYHFAKTVQAIKKLNPETRVEALTPDFGGNTHCVDLVLDSGVDTYAQNLETVRRLTHPVRDIRADYDQTLKVLAHAKQARPDVITKTSIMLGLGETREELRETMRDCRDAGVDVLTFGQYLRPTMHHLPVERYVSPAEFDEIREEAMSLGFLEVVSGPLVRSSYKAEQIVMDRPGTLPEHLAHLGEGSELSLI